Proteins encoded together in one Bacillota bacterium window:
- a CDS encoding calcium-translocating P-type ATPase, PMCA-type, with protein MTDKWYLGSIGEVLQRLGTDPKGGLSQRTAAERLATEGPNRLRQLRKKSVLGLFLAQFQDFMVMVLLFATLISVLLDELTDAVAILAIIFLNGLLGFLQEYRAERSLEALRRLTAPQARVIRDGILQQIPAELLVPGDIVQLASGDRVPADCRLLESFSLYADESALTGESLPIAKDHRWTATGETPLGDRKNCLYMGTVITAGRGLAVVTETGMSSEVGRIAAMLQDTGRLSTPLEARLEQLGRWLVAACVVLVVGVFATGVWRGVPVLEMFMIAVSLAVAAIPEGLPAVVTIALALGVQRMSRRAAIIRRLPAVETLGCTDIICSDKTGTLTENKMKVQRVWLAGRVYQGEALERLSPPQEGTALFWALKVCGLCNSVNLQGGMGSGFPGLQGDPTEIALVQFAYRVQRDLEKKRLETRLVGELPFTSERKRMTVLYDLGEARVGLTKGAWEVILARSQFLHGENERVLLTASQRKQIAEAAEDMAQDALRVMALAYKRSDTLIGVEEGLTFVALVGLYDPPRREVKQALRKASQAGIRTIMVTGDHKTTARAIGLELGLLEAPGEVLTGHDLDTLSDRELALHLRRVNVFSRVSPEHKLRIVRCLKSMGHVVAMTGDGVNDAPAVAEADVGVAMGQTGTDVTKEASAMVLSDDNYATIIHAIEEGRGVYENIRKFVRYLLTCNVGEVLTMFLATLLSLPLPLVAVQILWMNLVTDGLPAVALGMDPPDKDIMKRRPRKLNEHILSGGMVRKILGRGMLLAFSTLGIFALGLWLYPGDVARARSLAFSTIVLAQLFHAFECSTYGAGPRGIVANPLLVLAVGASILMQGAVIYVPWLQGLFSTVRLALGDWVLILVFAGWPLAINWTVRLVRRLVMPRVSWLRT; from the coding sequence ATGACAGACAAATGGTATCTGGGTTCCATTGGTGAGGTACTTCAAAGGTTGGGCACCGATCCTAAGGGGGGGTTGAGCCAGCGGACGGCTGCCGAGCGGTTGGCCACCGAGGGACCCAATCGGTTAAGGCAGTTGCGCAAGAAGTCGGTTTTGGGTCTCTTCCTCGCCCAATTCCAAGACTTCATGGTTATGGTCCTGCTTTTTGCCACCCTTATTTCCGTCCTGTTAGATGAGCTCACCGATGCGGTGGCTATTTTAGCCATCATCTTTCTCAACGGTTTATTGGGCTTTTTGCAGGAGTACCGGGCGGAGCGCTCTCTGGAGGCCCTCCGACGACTGACAGCCCCCCAAGCCCGGGTGATCCGGGACGGGATCCTGCAACAGATCCCCGCGGAGCTGTTGGTGCCTGGTGACATTGTGCAACTGGCCAGTGGAGACCGGGTACCCGCCGATTGCCGCCTGCTAGAAAGTTTCTCCCTTTATGCCGATGAATCGGCCCTGACCGGCGAGTCATTACCCATTGCCAAGGACCATCGCTGGACAGCTACTGGGGAGACGCCCCTGGGTGATCGCAAGAACTGTCTGTACATGGGTACGGTGATCACCGCGGGGCGGGGTCTAGCAGTGGTGACGGAGACGGGGATGTCCAGCGAGGTGGGACGCATTGCGGCCATGTTACAGGATACGGGCCGTTTGAGTACACCCCTGGAGGCCCGGTTGGAACAACTGGGGCGGTGGTTGGTGGCCGCTTGTGTGGTGCTGGTGGTGGGCGTTTTTGCTACGGGAGTTTGGCGGGGCGTGCCGGTGTTAGAGATGTTTATGATCGCGGTGAGTCTGGCGGTGGCGGCAATTCCCGAAGGGCTGCCTGCGGTGGTGACCATCGCCCTAGCCTTGGGGGTGCAGCGGATGAGTCGCCGGGCGGCAATTATCCGCCGGTTGCCCGCGGTGGAGACTTTGGGGTGTACGGATATCATCTGCTCCGACAAAACAGGGACCCTGACGGAAAACAAGATGAAGGTACAACGTGTTTGGTTGGCCGGCAGGGTGTACCAGGGGGAAGCCTTGGAAAGGCTCTCCCCACCCCAGGAGGGCACGGCCCTCTTTTGGGCTTTGAAGGTCTGTGGCCTGTGCAACAGCGTCAACCTACAAGGTGGGATGGGTAGCGGTTTTCCAGGACTACAGGGTGATCCCACGGAGATCGCCTTGGTGCAGTTTGCCTACCGGGTGCAGCGGGACTTGGAAAAAAAGCGGTTGGAGACGCGGTTGGTGGGCGAACTGCCCTTTACTTCCGAGCGGAAGCGGATGACCGTTCTATATGATCTCGGAGAGGCCCGGGTGGGGTTAACCAAGGGGGCTTGGGAGGTCATCTTGGCCCGGAGCCAGTTCCTTCACGGAGAGAATGAGCGCGTTCTGTTGACCGCCAGCCAACGGAAGCAGATCGCCGAAGCCGCGGAGGATATGGCCCAGGATGCGTTGCGGGTGATGGCCCTAGCCTACAAGCGTAGCGATACCTTGATCGGTGTGGAAGAGGGCCTTACCTTTGTGGCTTTGGTGGGCCTTTACGACCCGCCCCGCCGGGAGGTGAAGCAGGCCCTCCGCAAGGCTAGCCAGGCCGGTATCCGCACCATCATGGTGACCGGAGATCACAAGACCACCGCCCGAGCCATCGGTCTGGAATTGGGCCTTTTGGAGGCCCCAGGTGAGGTCCTCACCGGCCACGATTTGGATACCCTCAGTGACCGGGAACTGGCCTTGCATCTGCGGCGGGTGAACGTCTTTAGCCGTGTGTCCCCCGAACATAAGCTCCGGATCGTCCGTTGTCTGAAGAGTATGGGCCATGTGGTGGCCATGACCGGCGATGGGGTGAACGACGCGCCGGCGGTGGCGGAGGCCGATGTGGGGGTGGCCATGGGCCAAACCGGCACCGATGTTACTAAGGAGGCATCGGCGATGGTCCTCTCCGATGACAATTACGCCACGATCATCCACGCCATCGAAGAGGGGCGGGGGGTGTATGAGAATATCCGGAAATTTGTCCGTTACTTACTCACCTGTAATGTGGGTGAGGTTTTGACCATGTTTCTGGCCACTTTGCTTAGTCTTCCCTTGCCATTGGTGGCGGTGCAGATCCTGTGGATGAACCTGGTCACCGACGGGTTACCCGCGGTGGCTTTGGGGATGGATCCCCCGGACAAAGACATCATGAAGCGCAGGCCCAGGAAACTCAACGAGCACATTCTCTCTGGCGGCATGGTGCGGAAAATCCTGGGCCGAGGTATGCTCTTGGCCTTCTCTACCCTGGGGATCTTCGCCCTTGGTCTGTGGCTATACCCTGGGGATGTGGCCCGGGCTCGTAGCCTAGCCTTTTCCACTATTGTGTTGGCCCAGCTGTTCCATGCCTTTGAGTGCAGCACCTATGGGGCCGGTCCTCGGGGGATCGTGGCCAATCCCCTGTTGGTCTTGGCGGTGGGAGCGAGTATCCTGATGCAGGGGGCGGTGATTTACGTTCCCTGGCTACAGGGGCTCTTTAGCACCGTGCGCCTAGCTTTGGGGGATTGGGTGCTGATCCTGGTTTTTGCCGGGTGGCCCTTGGCCATCAACTGGACGGTGCGCTTGGTGCGCCGGCTTGTGATGCCCCGTGTCAGTTGGCTTCGCACCTAA
- a CDS encoding YicC family protein, producing MAILSMTGYGSADTAEAKVQVRMVNHRYLDIMIRMPSYLRVLEERVRETVQQSVQRGRVEVEIEIKGTTQIARNVAVDLALCRGYAAAIEQIRKEIPTSGVVDINTFLSLPEIFQFAEDFSPEQAWAVIQPPLKAALDQGVAMRCREGERLFADLLAHLGRIQKILESISAAAQNLTEQYRNKLETRVQELLGPKLPDDLMQRLAAEVVFLAERADITEEITRIASHLAQFQHSMEEETAQGTKLDFLAQELLREFNTIGAKSTDAHITGLVVEAKTVVNKVREQVQNIE from the coding sequence TTGGCCATTCTTAGTATGACAGGCTACGGCAGCGCTGACACCGCCGAGGCCAAGGTGCAGGTGCGCATGGTCAATCACCGGTACCTGGACATCATGATCCGGATGCCCAGTTACCTGCGGGTTCTGGAGGAAAGGGTCCGGGAGACTGTGCAGCAGTCGGTACAGCGCGGTCGGGTCGAGGTTGAGATTGAAATCAAGGGGACGACCCAGATTGCTCGGAACGTGGCGGTGGATCTGGCCTTGTGCCGCGGCTATGCCGCAGCCATCGAACAGATCCGCAAAGAGATTCCCACATCTGGTGTTGTAGACATCAATACATTCTTGAGTTTGCCCGAGATCTTTCAGTTTGCGGAGGACTTCTCCCCGGAGCAGGCTTGGGCAGTTATCCAGCCGCCCTTAAAGGCCGCGTTGGATCAGGGTGTGGCCATGCGCTGCCGTGAGGGTGAGCGCCTATTTGCTGACCTGCTAGCTCATTTGGGCCGGATTCAGAAAATATTAGAAAGCATCTCCGCGGCGGCCCAGAACCTGACTGAACAATACCGCAATAAGTTGGAAACAAGGGTCCAGGAGCTTTTGGGGCCTAAGTTGCCCGACGACCTGATGCAGCGGTTGGCTGCGGAGGTGGTCTTTTTGGCCGAGCGGGCGGATATTACTGAGGAGATTACCCGCATTGCAAGCCATTTGGCTCAGTTCCAACATAGTATGGAAGAGGAGACCGCCCAGGGGACGAAGCTGGACTTTCTGGCCCAGGAGTTGCTCAGGGAATTCAATACCATTGGTGCAAAGTCCACCGACGCCCACATCACCGGTTTGGTGGTGGAAGCCAAGACGGTGGTGAACAAAGTCCGGGAACAGGTGCAGAATATCGAGTAA
- a CDS encoding integration host factor, with protein MSVPRLTPEEKRRALEKARWVRSERAKLKSQLKQGTVSLAEVLEKDDDAVIAGMPVRQLLESLPRIGKVTCERLMDEIGIDRARRVRGLGVRQRSELLKKLG; from the coding sequence ATGAGTGTTCCACGCTTGACGCCAGAAGAAAAACGACGGGCTTTGGAAAAGGCGCGTTGGGTACGGAGCGAACGGGCAAAGTTGAAGTCGCAGCTGAAGCAGGGGACAGTGAGTTTAGCGGAAGTGTTAGAGAAAGATGATGATGCCGTGATCGCGGGTATGCCCGTACGGCAGCTGTTAGAATCCTTACCCCGGATTGGCAAGGTCACCTGTGAGAGACTGATGGATGAAATCGGGATTGACCGAGCCAGACGCGTCCGGGGTTTAGGTGTACGCCAACGCAGTGAATTACTTAAGAAATTGGGATAG
- a CDS encoding DUF370 domain-containing protein, with translation MALELVNIGFGNIVSANRIVAIVSPESAPIKRLIQDARERAMLIDATYGRRTRAVIITDSDHVILSAVQPETVAHRVGGKELSMIEEKDGQLK, from the coding sequence TTGGCTTTGGAATTAGTGAACATAGGCTTTGGAAATATCGTAAGTGCCAATCGCATCGTGGCGATTGTCTCTCCGGAATCAGCCCCCATCAAACGGTTAATCCAGGATGCCCGGGAACGGGCCATGCTTATCGATGCCACCTATGGACGGCGTACCCGAGCGGTGATCATCACCGACAGTGATCATGTGATCCTGTCCGCGGTGCAACCGGAGACAGTAGCCCACCGTGTGGGTGGTAAAGAGTTGTCCATGATCGAGGAGAAGGACGGTCAACTGAAGTGA
- the gmk gene encoding guanylate kinase, whose amino-acid sequence MKTGTLLVVSGPSGVGKNTVLREFCLRHPEVRYSISATTRSPRAQEVHGKDYYFLTRQEFTKGIAEGRFLEWAEFCGNLYGTPRDFVEEHLAAGVDLVMDIEIQGALQVKERMPAAVLVFLLPPSLEELERRIQGRGTEDAKSISSRLQVAIGELQMVERYDYAVVNDDVAAAAEKLWSILTAAKARIRGNYRQVLAQFWEQVPF is encoded by the coding sequence GTGAAGACCGGTACTCTCTTGGTAGTCTCCGGGCCTTCGGGGGTGGGAAAGAACACCGTCCTGCGGGAGTTTTGTCTTAGGCACCCGGAGGTACGCTACTCCATTTCTGCTACTACCCGTTCTCCCCGGGCCCAGGAAGTCCATGGCAAGGATTATTACTTCCTCACCCGGCAAGAATTCACCAAGGGGATCGCGGAAGGACGGTTCCTGGAGTGGGCGGAGTTTTGCGGGAACCTCTACGGAACCCCGAGGGATTTTGTGGAGGAACACCTGGCCGCCGGGGTTGATCTTGTCATGGATATCGAGATTCAAGGGGCCTTGCAGGTGAAAGAACGGATGCCCGCCGCGGTGTTGGTGTTCTTGCTGCCGCCTAGTCTTGAGGAGCTAGAAAGACGGATCCAAGGCCGGGGTACCGAAGATGCAAAGAGCATCTCGTCTCGCTTGCAAGTAGCCATCGGAGAACTGCAGATGGTGGAGCGTTATGACTACGCAGTGGTCAATGATGATGTGGCGGCTGCCGCGGAGAAGCTTTGGAGTATTCTCACAGCCGCGAAGGCAAGAATAAGGGGGAACTATCGCCAAGTATTGGCGCAGTTTTGGGAGCAGGTTCCCTTTTAG
- a CDS encoding DNA-directed RNA polymerase subunit omega gives MNQPPIDQLLSRVDSRYTAVVAAAKRARQLSEGAEPIETIESNKPVTIALYELGSGAIRYERIRKN, from the coding sequence ATGAATCAACCACCAATTGATCAGCTGTTGAGCAGAGTGGATAGTCGCTATACCGCGGTGGTGGCTGCTGCCAAGCGGGCCCGGCAGTTGTCCGAGGGGGCAGAGCCAATCGAGACGATAGAAAGCAACAAACCGGTCACCATTGCCCTGTATGAACTGGGATCTGGTGCCATCCGGTACGAACGGATTCGGAAGAACTAA
- the priA gene encoding primosomal protein N': protein MPGYAQVIVDVRVRRVDRCFSYRIPEQYRHQLRPGHQVLVPFNNRLVIGYVVALTEEAEVPNVKAIHRICGKDPVLKPEMLALARWMAEYYGCLFVDALQCFIPPGMRRLDQPSTPRYVKAYQLNIPADKLQKVITLLKGARQREVLDHFAKTCLSSSCGGTCPCEKVTLVALTRQGLSYSALRALEEKGYLRSGDLRVDRDPLTEVHGHGSSVPLPLTQDQEEVFLELKRQLESNQGGVSLLHGVTGSGKTEVYLQLIAATRALGKSAILLVPEIAMTPQMLGLFKSRFSDDVAVMHSRLSDGERFDTWHRIASGEAPIVVGARSAIFAPVENLGLIILDEEHETTYKQAEGQPPYHTREVAIKRGQLNDALVLLGSATPSLESYYLASGGEYRLLTLPRRIHNRPLPEVEIVDMRRELKAKNRSMFSRRLQQELALALQQKEQVILFLNRRGTLGFVLCRECGHVLYCQQCAVALTYHEDVDRLCCHYCGLEQGLPPACPQCGSNSFRGFGAGTQRVERQLAALFPQARIGRLDGDTTKRKGSFTKILGDFRNHQLDVLIGTQMVAKGLDFPRVTLVGVMAADLTLNIPDYRAAERTFQLLTQVAGRAGRGDRPGRVIVQTYNPEHYSIQAAQHHDYESFYHREIAFRRKVSYPPIVNLVRMVFSGEEEERVVEGAKQHFGTIQRSLGDPEVAVLGPVPCPLSRLQGRYRWQIILKGRDLATLRKAANIDRIKEVAPDVAVFVDINPVSMY from the coding sequence ATGCCCGGGTATGCGCAAGTCATCGTTGATGTGCGGGTGCGCCGGGTGGACCGTTGTTTTTCCTATCGCATCCCTGAGCAGTACCGACATCAGCTGCGGCCGGGGCATCAAGTGTTGGTTCCCTTCAACAACCGGCTGGTGATTGGTTATGTGGTCGCCTTGACCGAAGAGGCCGAAGTCCCCAACGTTAAAGCCATTCACCGCATCTGCGGCAAGGACCCGGTGCTTAAACCGGAGATGCTGGCCCTGGCCCGGTGGATGGCGGAATACTACGGGTGCCTGTTTGTGGATGCCCTGCAATGCTTCATCCCGCCGGGAATGCGGCGGCTCGATCAGCCCTCGACTCCTCGTTATGTGAAGGCCTACCAACTAAACATACCCGCGGACAAGCTCCAGAAAGTGATCACCCTGCTGAAGGGGGCGCGTCAGCGGGAAGTCCTGGACCATTTTGCCAAGACATGCCTTTCGTCTTCCTGTGGAGGGACTTGTCCCTGTGAAAAGGTAACCCTAGTGGCCCTGACCCGCCAGGGTCTATCCTATAGTGCCCTCCGGGCCCTGGAGGAAAAGGGCTACCTGCGCTCCGGAGACTTGAGGGTGGACCGGGATCCCTTGACCGAGGTTCATGGACATGGGAGCAGTGTTCCCCTTCCCCTTACCCAGGATCAGGAAGAGGTCTTTTTGGAGCTTAAAAGACAATTGGAAAGCAACCAAGGAGGAGTCTCCTTGCTCCACGGGGTTACCGGCAGCGGCAAGACGGAAGTATACTTGCAGCTCATCGCCGCGACCCGGGCCTTGGGGAAGTCCGCAATTTTGCTGGTGCCGGAGATTGCCATGACCCCTCAGATGCTGGGGCTGTTCAAGAGCCGTTTTTCCGATGATGTGGCGGTGATGCACAGTCGACTGTCCGATGGGGAACGGTTCGATACATGGCACCGCATCGCCTCGGGGGAGGCACCCATAGTGGTGGGGGCTCGCTCCGCGATCTTCGCCCCCGTGGAAAACTTGGGTCTTATCATTTTGGATGAAGAACACGAGACCACGTACAAGCAAGCAGAGGGCCAACCTCCCTACCATACTCGGGAGGTGGCCATCAAGCGGGGCCAGTTGAATGATGCCTTGGTGCTTTTGGGCAGTGCCACCCCCTCCCTAGAATCCTATTATTTGGCCAGTGGGGGGGAATACCGATTGCTGACCTTGCCCAGGAGGATCCACAACCGTCCCCTGCCGGAAGTGGAGATCGTGGACATGCGTAGGGAGCTGAAGGCGAAGAACCGTTCCATGTTTAGCCGTCGCCTCCAGCAGGAGCTTGCTCTGGCTCTCCAACAGAAGGAACAGGTGATCCTGTTTTTAAACCGGCGGGGCACCCTCGGCTTTGTACTCTGTCGGGAATGTGGACATGTCCTTTATTGCCAACAGTGCGCGGTGGCTTTGACCTACCATGAAGATGTGGACCGGTTATGTTGCCATTACTGTGGCCTGGAGCAAGGGTTGCCCCCCGCCTGCCCCCAGTGCGGTAGTAACAGCTTCCGGGGCTTTGGGGCCGGTACCCAAAGGGTGGAACGACAGCTGGCTGCTTTATTTCCCCAGGCCCGGATCGGCCGTCTGGACGGAGATACCACCAAACGCAAAGGCTCCTTTACGAAGATCCTAGGAGATTTCCGCAACCACCAATTGGATGTCCTCATCGGTACTCAGATGGTAGCCAAGGGCCTAGATTTTCCCCGGGTCACCCTGGTGGGGGTCATGGCCGCGGATCTCACCTTGAATATTCCCGATTACCGGGCGGCGGAGCGGACCTTTCAACTCCTCACCCAAGTGGCGGGACGGGCCGGGCGCGGTGATCGGCCGGGCCGGGTGATCGTCCAGACCTATAACCCCGAGCACTATAGTATCCAAGCAGCCCAACACCACGATTATGAAAGCTTTTACCACAGGGAGATCGCCTTCAGACGCAAGGTGTCCTATCCGCCCATTGTAAATCTGGTGCGGATGGTCTTTTCCGGGGAGGAGGAGGAGCGGGTGGTGGAGGGAGCCAAGCAGCACTTTGGCACTATCCAGCGCAGTCTTGGTGATCCTGAGGTCGCGGTACTAGGTCCCGTACCCTGTCCTTTGAGCCGGTTGCAGGGAAGGTATCGCTGGCAGATTATCCTGAAAGGGCGCGACCTTGCCACTTTGCGAAAGGCGGCGAATATTGATAGAATAAAAGAGGTGGCACCGGATGTGGCTGTTTTTGTGGATATCAATCCGGTGTCCATGTATTGA
- the def gene encoding peptide deformylase encodes MARREIIKEGDPVLRQVAQPVERVTKKLTALINDMAETMYAADGVGLAAPQIGEPIRVIVADAGDGLIALVNPVITKTDGEDIEVEGCLSIPGVTGYVKRYAQVQVQGLNEKGKPVKIQADGLLARILQHEIDHLDGILFIDKATSVAEDTE; translated from the coding sequence ATGGCACGAAGAGAGATTATCAAGGAGGGCGATCCAGTCCTTCGACAGGTTGCCCAACCGGTGGAACGGGTAACCAAGAAGTTAACGGCTTTGATCAACGACATGGCGGAGACCATGTATGCCGCAGACGGGGTGGGCCTGGCGGCTCCCCAGATCGGCGAGCCCATCCGGGTGATTGTGGCCGACGCCGGTGACGGACTGATTGCACTGGTTAATCCTGTTATTACCAAGACCGATGGGGAAGACATCGAGGTGGAAGGTTGTCTGAGCATTCCCGGAGTAACGGGCTACGTGAAACGCTATGCCCAAGTACAGGTGCAAGGGTTGAACGAGAAGGGCAAGCCCGTGAAAATCCAGGCCGATGGCCTGCTAGCCAGGATTCTACAGCACGAGATCGATCATCTGGACGGGATCCTGTTCATCGACAAGGCCACGAGCGTGGCGGAAGACACGGAGTAG
- a CDS encoding methionyl-tRNA formyltransferase: protein MRIVFMGTPEFAVPTLRALAERHQVVLVVTQPDRPRDRGQRVKPSPVKEVAQELDIPVAQPERVATPEFVDQLKALDPDAIVVVAFGQKIPDEILQLGRYGCINVHGSLLPKYRGAAPIQWAILEGEKTTGVTIMQMDSGWDTGDVLYQREVFLAKDETGGSLHDKLAQLGAEALLEALDALVQGQITPQPQDDSQATLAPKLTKELGRIQWEKPAENLERLVRAMNPWPLAYCTHRGMSLRVWRAVAEAAEHEALPGTVLRVDPERGIGVACGEGILYLTAVQAPARKILTARDYINGYGITPGEVLGDG, encoded by the coding sequence GTGCGGATCGTATTCATGGGTACACCGGAGTTTGCCGTTCCCACCTTACGGGCCCTAGCGGAGCGGCACCAGGTGGTGTTGGTGGTAACCCAGCCGGATCGACCCCGGGACCGGGGGCAAAGGGTGAAGCCTTCGCCGGTGAAGGAGGTTGCCCAGGAACTTGACATTCCTGTGGCCCAGCCGGAGCGGGTGGCCACACCAGAATTCGTGGATCAGCTAAAGGCCCTGGATCCCGATGCTATCGTGGTGGTGGCCTTTGGCCAGAAGATCCCCGATGAGATTTTGCAGCTGGGTCGCTATGGATGTATCAATGTCCATGGGTCGCTGTTGCCGAAGTATCGGGGGGCGGCTCCCATCCAATGGGCCATCCTGGAAGGAGAGAAGACCACCGGAGTGACCATTATGCAGATGGATTCCGGATGGGACACGGGCGATGTGCTTTACCAGCGGGAGGTGTTCCTTGCCAAGGACGAGACCGGTGGTTCCCTCCATGACAAACTGGCCCAGTTGGGGGCGGAGGCACTGCTTGAAGCCTTGGATGCTTTGGTCCAGGGGCAAATCACTCCACAACCCCAGGATGATTCCCAGGCCACCTTGGCCCCAAAGCTGACGAAAGAGTTGGGACGAATCCAATGGGAGAAGCCGGCCGAAAACCTTGAACGCCTGGTCCGTGCTATGAACCCCTGGCCCCTGGCCTACTGTACCCACCGGGGGATGTCCCTGCGGGTATGGAGAGCGGTGGCCGAAGCGGCCGAACACGAAGCTCTGCCCGGTACTGTCCTCAGGGTGGATCCGGAACGGGGGATCGGAGTGGCCTGTGGCGAAGGGATTCTGTATTTGACCGCGGTGCAAGCCCCGGCCCGTAAGATCCTTACCGCCAGGGATTATATCAACGGTTACGGGATTACCCCGGGGGAGGTTCTGGGTGATGGATAG
- a CDS encoding DUF116 domain-containing protein has translation MMDRVRVHEGNTRLIVGLLAAAFGLIVLLAGLVLYLPRLGEQVAVVFSALKVALGLLLVLLFVGIVALVWVLSRRCHVAILQPAIHWTLRILLPVSLFLGKILRVPKDLLRGSYIAVHNRLIHLRKPEKVKSDRLLVLVPACLQRANCLRKVTGSVDNCHRCGQCPLGALLALRDRLGFSLVVCAGGTQARRAVVETNPQAVVAVACERDLLSGIIDVGTRLNVLGVINQRPKGPCFETEVDLGQLEEAVLSLIAM, from the coding sequence GTGATGGATAGAGTCCGGGTACATGAGGGGAATACCCGGTTAATCGTCGGATTACTGGCTGCCGCCTTCGGGCTAATTGTGCTCTTGGCAGGATTGGTCCTTTACTTGCCCAGGCTGGGAGAACAAGTGGCAGTGGTGTTTTCTGCTCTTAAGGTGGCCTTGGGCCTTTTGTTGGTGTTGTTGTTTGTAGGAATTGTGGCTTTGGTGTGGGTGCTGAGCAGGCGTTGCCATGTGGCGATTTTGCAGCCTGCGATCCACTGGACACTGCGCATATTGTTACCGGTTTCTCTCTTCCTCGGCAAGATTCTACGGGTCCCCAAGGATCTATTGCGGGGCTCCTACATTGCGGTGCACAATCGCCTGATCCATCTGCGCAAACCGGAGAAAGTGAAGTCCGATCGCCTGTTGGTGCTGGTGCCCGCCTGTTTGCAGCGGGCCAACTGCCTCAGGAAGGTGACGGGTTCTGTAGACAATTGTCACCGCTGCGGGCAGTGTCCTTTAGGTGCTTTGCTGGCGTTACGGGATCGGTTGGGGTTCAGTTTAGTGGTTTGCGCGGGGGGTACCCAGGCACGGCGGGCCGTTGTGGAGACCAACCCCCAAGCGGTTGTGGCTGTGGCCTGCGAACGGGACCTGCTTAGCGGCATCATCGATGTGGGTACCCGGCTAAATGTCCTTGGGGTGATCAACCAGAGACCCAAAGGACCCTGTTTCGAAACCGAAGTGGATTTGGGTCAATTGGAAGAAGCTGTCCTCAGTTTAATCGCGATGTGA
- a CDS encoding zinc metallopeptidase yields the protein MQYYSTWIILLPVLVFAMYAQMKVQNTFRKYLRHPAYSGKTGAQVARELLDRNNLYDVQVVRTNRMLGDHYDPRARVIRLSPEVYDGRSVAALGVAAHETGHALQHARNYLPLALRNSIFPLAAFGSQMALPLVFMGLFFQGAGLGWLMDLGILFFLTAILFQVITLPVEFNASRRAMGMLTTGGYIVQGEVGQTREILSAAALTYVAAVAVAVGELLRLLILRNSRRD from the coding sequence CTGCAATACTACTCCACATGGATCATCCTGTTACCGGTTCTTGTCTTTGCCATGTACGCGCAGATGAAGGTGCAAAACACCTTTAGGAAATATCTCCGTCACCCGGCCTATAGCGGGAAGACCGGGGCCCAGGTGGCTCGGGAGCTTTTGGATCGAAACAACTTGTATGATGTGCAAGTGGTGCGTACGAACAGGATGTTGGGGGATCACTATGATCCTCGGGCCCGGGTAATTCGCCTTTCGCCGGAAGTCTACGATGGACGGTCCGTGGCGGCTTTGGGCGTGGCGGCCCATGAAACGGGCCATGCCCTGCAGCATGCGAGGAACTACCTGCCCTTGGCCTTGCGAAATAGCATTTTCCCCTTGGCCGCATTCGGTTCCCAGATGGCTTTGCCCTTGGTTTTCATGGGACTGTTCTTCCAAGGAGCGGGTTTAGGTTGGCTAATGGATCTGGGGATTCTCTTCTTCCTGACGGCCATCCTGTTTCAGGTGATCACCCTGCCGGTGGAGTTTAACGCTAGTCGGCGGGCCATGGGTATGTTGACCACTGGCGGATATATCGTCCAAGGAGAAGTGGGCCAGACCCGGGAGATCTTAAGTGCTGCGGCCTTAACCTATGTGGCGGCGGTGGCGGTGGCCGTAGGGGAATTGCTGCGTCTGCTCATCCTTCGCAATTCACGCCGGGACTAA